A single genomic interval of Aegicerativicinus sediminis harbors:
- a CDS encoding autorepressor SdpR family transcription factor yields the protein MNALFKALNDETRRQIIELLRESDMNAGEIADRFDISKPSISHHLDILKRADLITSEKKGQFVEYSLNTTILEDLINWIISLKN from the coding sequence ATGAATGCGCTCTTCAAGGCACTTAACGATGAAACCCGAAGGCAAATAATTGAGCTATTGAGGGAAAGTGATATGAATGCGGGTGAAATTGCCGATCGTTTTGACATTTCCAAACCCAGTATTTCGCATCATTTAGACATCCTTAAAAGGGCCGATTTAATTACCTCAGAAAAAAAAGGTCAATTTGTAGAGTATTCACTTAACACCACCATTCTTGAAGACCTCATTAATTGGATAATTTCCCTTAAAAACTGA
- a CDS encoding SdpI family protein: MNPKKELPLIAIVLLPIIYLATVWNELPQKVPVHWNINGEIDRYGSKMEILAVTLFIPIFIYGLFLVIPKIDPKNKIEKMGGKFQSLKFIMVTFMSLLAFYIVYSVKNESISNPNYILIGIGALFIILGNYFKTIQSNYFIGIRTPWTLENEKVWKETHKLGGKLWVFGGLLIVISCLVLDRKVNFIVFFAVTVTITLIPVIYSYLLFQKEKNSLSN; encoded by the coding sequence ATGAATCCAAAAAAGGAACTTCCGCTTATTGCAATAGTTTTATTACCGATTATTTATTTGGCAACAGTTTGGAACGAATTACCCCAAAAAGTACCTGTTCATTGGAATATAAATGGTGAAATAGACCGATATGGAAGCAAAATGGAAATCTTAGCGGTAACCCTATTTATTCCCATATTTATTTATGGATTATTCTTGGTGATACCAAAGATCGACCCGAAGAATAAAATTGAAAAGATGGGCGGCAAATTTCAATCCTTAAAATTTATTATGGTCACTTTTATGTCCCTATTAGCATTTTATATTGTTTATTCTGTTAAAAATGAAAGTATTTCAAATCCCAATTATATCCTTATTGGGATAGGGGCATTATTTATCATTCTGGGAAACTATTTTAAAACAATCCAATCCAATTATTTTATCGGAATACGTACCCCATGGACCCTAGAAAATGAAAAAGTTTGGAAAGAAACCCATAAACTTGGAGGAAAACTTTGGGTGTTTGGTGGGTTATTGATTGTAATTTCCTGTCTTGTATTAGATAGGAAAGTTAATTTTATTGTCTTTTTTGCAGTTACAGTGACCATAACCCTAATTCCTGTGATTTATTCCTATCTTTTATTTCAAAAAGAAAAAAATTCTTTATCCAATTAA
- a CDS encoding TIGR00366 family protein, with protein MIGKLGNRLTQIFLKYMPNAFVFALALTLLTVLIALIWLGSSPLNIVTSWYKGFFDLLDFAMQIVLIIITGFCIALSPIVRKAIDKLTLIIKSPGQVYVLVVFIGGILTLVSFGWIVITSVFARELAKRVKGINYPFLIACTYFSGNVWVMGFSSTIPLMLNTNNNFLMDAGVLGEIIPTNFTLQSSLNMAFLVIMLIGGPLVMFLLKPKSAEGKELTQLITSSDTSESLTIKEEAKSLKLPFPTWSDRLNNGSLIQLLVSLMGIVYIIYHFYTNGFDLNFNIMIFIFLIIGLILHKTPMRYVLAMQRSSSNVSGILFQYPFYAGIMGIMLYTGLGERLGQVMASLATLDTYPFYAYLTGAMVNFAIPSAGGEFAVVGPSVIKAVTEMGTGLSEIEITKMISRASLSIAYGETITNMLQPFYLLLVMPVMGKGVKLQARDIMGYLILPFVIFFIIQSLLVIYWPM; from the coding sequence ATGATTGGAAAACTCGGAAATAGACTAACCCAAATCTTCCTGAAATACATGCCAAATGCCTTTGTATTTGCCTTGGCTTTAACCCTTTTAACCGTTTTAATTGCCCTGATTTGGTTAGGCTCTTCACCCCTGAATATCGTAACATCATGGTATAAGGGTTTCTTTGATCTTCTAGACTTCGCAATGCAAATTGTCCTTATTATAATAACAGGATTCTGCATTGCACTCTCTCCTATTGTAAGAAAAGCAATTGATAAACTCACCCTAATTATTAAATCGCCTGGACAGGTTTATGTTTTGGTTGTTTTTATAGGAGGAATATTAACCCTTGTGAGCTTTGGCTGGATTGTAATCACTAGTGTTTTTGCAAGGGAATTAGCCAAGCGCGTTAAAGGTATCAACTATCCATTTTTGATAGCGTGCACCTATTTTTCAGGGAACGTTTGGGTCATGGGATTTTCAAGCACCATTCCATTGATGCTCAACACTAATAATAATTTTTTAATGGATGCAGGTGTTTTAGGAGAAATCATTCCCACAAATTTTACTCTACAATCATCGCTAAATATGGCTTTTTTAGTAATAATGCTTATTGGAGGACCACTAGTTATGTTTTTATTAAAACCGAAATCTGCCGAAGGCAAAGAACTCACTCAATTAATAACCTCAAGCGACACTTCTGAATCATTAACAATAAAGGAAGAAGCCAAAAGTTTAAAATTACCCTTTCCTACTTGGTCCGATAGATTGAACAATGGCAGTCTAATACAATTATTGGTTTCCCTCATGGGTATAGTCTATATCATCTACCATTTTTATACCAATGGCTTCGATTTGAATTTCAATATTATGATATTCATTTTCTTAATAATAGGCTTAATACTACATAAAACCCCCATGAGATATGTGCTGGCCATGCAGCGATCTAGCAGTAACGTTTCGGGCATTTTATTCCAATATCCTTTTTATGCTGGTATTATGGGTATAATGCTCTATACTGGCTTAGGTGAGCGTCTCGGACAAGTTATGGCATCGCTTGCAACATTAGACACTTATCCATTTTATGCTTATTTAACTGGTGCCATGGTCAATTTTGCAATTCCTTCGGCCGGTGGAGAATTTGCAGTAGTAGGACCAAGTGTTATTAAGGCTGTAACCGAGATGGGCACTGGATTATCAGAAATAGAAATAACCAAAATGATTTCACGCGCTTCCTTGTCCATCGCTTATGGAGAAACCATTACTAATATGCTACAGCCGTTTTATCTATTACTGGTGATGCCTGTAATGGGTAAGGGCGTAAAATTACAGGCAAGGGATATAATGGGCTATTTAATATTGCCCTTCGTAATATTTTTTATAATTCAATCACTTTTAGTTATTTATTGGCCTATGTAG
- a CDS encoding acyltransferase family protein, with translation MSALKNRYLSLDVFRGLDVALMIIVNSPGSWSTAYSPLLHADWHGFTLTDLVFPTFLFVVGNSMSFSLKKYEAIGNAAFFKKILKRTFIIFLIGFLIYWFPFFRDGELKPLDQTRIFGVLQRIALCYFFAAVLLHYLNTRQVIWFSALSLIAYNIILIVFGDLSLEGNAVLKLDRWLIGPNHMYKGEGIAFDPEGLLSTLPAISNVIFGFLAGKFIQKNGQNFETIAKLLMAGAVLIFFAFAWDLIFPINKKLWTSSFVLLTTGIDLFVIGLLVYVLDMRKAKGWTYFFEVFGRNPLFIYLLSILIVIILLNARIGESSAYGYIARNIFMGNLGGKFGSLMFALWIMIMCWMAGYLLDKRKIYIKV, from the coding sequence ATGTCTGCTTTAAAAAACCGCTACCTCTCTTTAGATGTGTTTCGAGGACTAGACGTAGCCCTTATGATAATTGTAAATTCTCCTGGTTCTTGGAGTACTGCCTATTCCCCTTTGTTACATGCAGATTGGCATGGATTTACCCTTACGGATTTAGTTTTCCCGACCTTTCTTTTTGTAGTTGGGAATTCAATGAGTTTTAGTTTGAAGAAGTATGAAGCAATTGGCAATGCTGCCTTTTTCAAAAAAATATTGAAACGTACTTTCATCATCTTTTTAATTGGATTTTTGATCTATTGGTTTCCTTTTTTCAGGGATGGTGAATTAAAACCTCTAGACCAAACCCGCATTTTTGGTGTGTTGCAACGCATAGCCCTTTGTTATTTCTTTGCCGCGGTTTTACTTCATTATCTCAATACAAGGCAGGTGATTTGGTTTAGTGCATTGTCTCTTATAGCCTATAATATCATACTAATTGTTTTTGGGGATTTATCTTTGGAAGGAAATGCTGTATTAAAGTTGGACCGTTGGTTGATAGGCCCAAATCATATGTATAAAGGCGAAGGCATTGCTTTCGATCCGGAAGGCTTGTTGAGTACTTTACCTGCAATTAGTAATGTTATTTTTGGTTTTCTAGCAGGGAAATTTATTCAGAAAAATGGTCAGAATTTTGAAACTATTGCGAAACTATTGATGGCTGGTGCAGTGTTGATTTTTTTCGCCTTTGCCTGGGATTTAATTTTCCCGATTAACAAAAAGCTTTGGACCAGCTCTTTTGTGTTATTAACCACAGGTATTGATCTGTTTGTAATCGGTCTGTTGGTTTATGTCTTAGATATGCGAAAAGCCAAAGGTTGGACCTATTTTTTTGAAGTATTCGGGAGGAACCCATTATTCATATATCTACTTTCAATCTTGATTGTTATCATCCTTCTCAATGCTAGGATCGGTGAATCTTCCGCTTATGGCTACATTGCTCGAAACATTTTTATGGGTAACCTAGGTGGAAAATTTGGATCGTTAATGTTCGCGCTTTGGATTATGATCATGTGTTGGATGGCTGGTTATCTGCTTGATAAGCGTAAAATCTATATTAAGGTTTAA
- the bla gene encoding subclass B1 metallo-beta-lactamase produces MTRHLITCCLFTFLFIFSCKKNTSEIKPAPTVQEEKAETSLPFDTPILDELVVYQSNNLIIQKLSDHVYEHISFLNTSDYGKVGCNGMVVVNENEAVVFDTPTTDIGSNELIQFIKDSLKSTPKAIIPTHFHDDCLAGIEGFMEQDIPAYANNLTVHNLNAKNKSFSKPIEGLLTELELKVGDQSVYASFVGEGHTNDNIIGYYPQEEVIFGGCLLKSVDSGKGFLGDSNVEAWPNSIKHLRNSYPSAKIFIPGHGQYGGSELLDYTEQLFSTTDSE; encoded by the coding sequence ATGACAAGACATTTAATTACCTGCTGTCTTTTTACCTTTCTATTCATTTTTTCATGCAAAAAGAACACTTCAGAAATTAAACCAGCTCCAACGGTACAGGAAGAAAAGGCTGAAACCTCCCTCCCTTTTGACACTCCTATCCTAGATGAACTTGTCGTTTATCAGTCCAACAATCTGATTATTCAAAAATTGAGCGACCATGTTTATGAGCATATCTCTTTTCTAAATACCTCAGACTATGGCAAAGTGGGATGTAATGGTATGGTTGTAGTAAACGAAAATGAAGCGGTTGTTTTCGATACACCTACCACCGATATAGGTTCTAATGAACTTATCCAGTTTATAAAGGACAGCCTTAAAAGCACACCAAAAGCCATAATCCCAACTCATTTTCACGATGATTGTTTAGCCGGAATCGAAGGATTTATGGAACAAGACATTCCTGCATATGCCAATAATTTAACGGTACACAATTTAAACGCTAAAAATAAATCCTTTAGCAAACCCATTGAAGGCTTGTTAACCGAACTGGAATTAAAGGTAGGGGATCAAAGTGTTTATGCTTCTTTTGTTGGAGAGGGCCACACAAATGATAACATTATAGGATACTATCCGCAGGAAGAAGTAATTTTTGGCGGCTGCCTATTAAAATCGGTCGATTCTGGAAAAGGTTTCTTAGGAGACTCTAATGTTGAAGCCTGGCCAAATAGCATAAAACATTTAAGAAACTCTTATCCCAGCGCAAAAATATTTATTCCCGGGCATGGCCAATATGGAGGATCTGAATTATTAGATTATACCGAACAATTGTTCTCCACTACCGATTCTGAGTAA
- a CDS encoding DUF6090 family protein codes for MIKLFNRIREKSVSKGQFGKYLVYAIGEIFLVVIGILIALQVNNWNENQKEFQRSIKLLQNLKEELFQDSMYFNNVYTAEKDLFLQASEELFRIHNPDYILQPGDSTVKLAFRYACFTPVIKYSDNAYKELMSSDLINQISSERLKHNLHEYYGQVKFLNSYSEQSFQLSNSLIMELAEYYEVIPGKNPNSRSISEFSGAAEDEFSTIYDLESFRENRSLNPKLYDMIDIHKDRLGGLEIVKKLARLIQTDIDKELRTN; via the coding sequence ATGATTAAACTGTTTAACAGGATCCGGGAAAAGTCTGTATCAAAAGGTCAATTTGGTAAGTATTTGGTTTATGCAATTGGGGAAATCTTTTTGGTGGTAATTGGAATTTTAATTGCACTTCAAGTTAACAATTGGAATGAAAATCAAAAAGAATTTCAACGTAGCATTAAACTACTTCAAAATTTAAAGGAGGAACTTTTCCAAGACAGTATGTATTTTAATAATGTTTATACCGCAGAGAAAGATCTATTCCTGCAAGCCTCAGAAGAATTATTTCGAATACATAATCCCGACTATATTTTACAGCCTGGGGATTCTACCGTTAAATTAGCCTTCAGATATGCGTGCTTTACGCCAGTGATAAAATATTCAGACAATGCCTACAAAGAATTGATGTCATCAGACTTAATTAATCAGATTTCTTCAGAAAGACTTAAACATAATTTACATGAATATTACGGACAGGTTAAATTTTTAAATAGTTACTCTGAACAAAGTTTCCAACTAAGCAATAGTTTGATAATGGAATTAGCTGAATATTATGAAGTTATACCAGGAAAAAATCCTAATTCAAGATCTATTTCAGAGTTTTCTGGAGCTGCTGAAGATGAATTTTCAACCATTTACGATTTGGAGTCTTTTAGAGAAAATCGCAGTCTAAATCCCAAATTATATGATATGATTGATATACATAAGGATAGGCTTGGAGGCTTAGAAATTGTCAAAAAATTGGCTAGATTAATTCAAACTGACATAGATAAAGAATTAAGGACAAATTAA
- a CDS encoding alpha-L-fucosidase, producing MKKVIFLLISFICYHALYSQETESEKNQRMQWFEDAKLGIFIHWGIYAVNGIDESWSFFNGYISYDDYMKQLVGFTAEKYKPKQWAKLFAESGAKYAVLTTKHHDGVALWDTDCGDLSIKMKTPAKEDVVTPFVKAIQNENLKVGLYYSLLDWSHPDYPNKTRTEKRYEEDSLKWDRFVNFNFCQLEELSKKFKPDLFWFDGDWEQSAEKWRAKELSESLRSWNSKVILNSRIQGYGDYATPEQGLPITAPKNRYWELCMTMNDSWGFQANDHNYKSSNQVIRMLVDCISKGGNLLLDIGPKADGNIPDEQVKILKDLGRWTNKHAESIYGSRAGIPLEHYYGPTTLNKEGTILYLFVPHKPNGPLMLKGIKNKINRMYVVGNGTKLNWDVKMKQYWSSVPGIVYIDVPEKTLDDEVTVIAVLLDGKIDLYREDGQVIESN from the coding sequence ATGAAGAAAGTTATCTTCTTATTGATAAGCTTTATTTGCTACCATGCTCTTTACAGCCAAGAAACTGAATCAGAAAAAAACCAGCGTATGCAATGGTTTGAAGATGCCAAACTTGGCATTTTTATTCATTGGGGTATCTACGCAGTTAATGGGATAGACGAAAGTTGGTCATTTTTTAATGGTTATATTTCCTACGATGATTACATGAAACAGCTCGTTGGGTTTACAGCCGAGAAATATAAACCGAAACAGTGGGCTAAATTATTTGCAGAAAGCGGTGCTAAATATGCCGTACTCACAACCAAGCATCATGATGGAGTGGCTTTGTGGGATACTGATTGTGGAGATTTAAGTATTAAAATGAAAACTCCTGCAAAAGAAGATGTTGTTACTCCCTTTGTAAAAGCCATACAAAATGAAAACCTTAAAGTCGGGCTATATTATTCACTTTTAGATTGGTCACACCCCGATTATCCTAATAAAACTAGAACTGAAAAAAGATATGAAGAAGATTCATTGAAATGGGATCGATTTGTGAATTTCAATTTTTGTCAGTTAGAAGAACTTTCAAAAAAATTTAAACCCGATTTGTTTTGGTTTGACGGGGATTGGGAACAATCCGCAGAGAAATGGCGAGCTAAAGAATTGAGTGAATCCTTACGGAGCTGGAATAGCAAAGTAATCTTAAATAGTCGAATTCAAGGTTATGGTGATTATGCAACTCCAGAGCAAGGTTTACCAATTACAGCACCGAAAAACCGATATTGGGAATTGTGCATGACCATGAACGATAGTTGGGGTTTTCAGGCAAATGACCATAATTATAAAAGCTCCAATCAAGTGATCCGAATGTTGGTAGACTGCATTAGTAAAGGCGGTAATTTGTTATTGGATATAGGACCAAAGGCAGATGGTAATATCCCTGACGAACAAGTTAAAATATTAAAAGATCTTGGCCGTTGGACTAACAAACATGCCGAATCTATTTATGGCAGTCGAGCTGGCATTCCATTAGAACATTATTACGGACCCACTACTTTAAACAAAGAAGGAACCATTCTCTATTTATTTGTTCCTCATAAACCAAATGGCCCACTGATGCTAAAAGGAATTAAAAACAAAATCAACAGAATGTATGTCGTTGGTAACGGAACCAAGCTGAATTGGGATGTTAAGATGAAACAATATTGGAGTTCGGTTCCGGGGATTGTTTATATAGACGTTCCAGAAAAGACCTTGGATGACGAAGTAACGGTTATAGCAGTGCTATTAGATGGAAAAATTGATTTGTATCGAGAGGACGGCCAAGTTATCGAGAGCAACTAA
- a CDS encoding DUF2306 domain-containing protein, giving the protein MKSSVTFPDRKRKSVITLILLGLLFLIALKFILNEVKYYSLDEAVLGNYFPHKWPLMGHLTGGILALLIGPFQFYSKFRNKYIKLHRTLGKIYLIAILIAVVSSTFLAWGKSMGIHWTWGFSLQMLALAWFTTAFMAYRSIRLKRIEQHRLWMIRSYIVTFGFVAFRYLNDSSFLSEIGTFVERAPTIVWMVWAVPLLFAEVIFQWNKR; this is encoded by the coding sequence ATGAAATCGAGTGTAACTTTCCCCGACAGAAAAAGAAAATCTGTGATCACCCTAATTTTATTAGGTCTCCTTTTTCTTATAGCCCTAAAATTCATACTTAATGAAGTGAAATATTATTCTTTGGACGAAGCTGTATTAGGGAACTATTTCCCTCACAAATGGCCCTTAATGGGACATTTGACTGGTGGAATATTAGCATTGCTGATTGGACCTTTCCAATTCTATTCAAAATTTCGGAACAAATACATTAAACTTCACAGAACCTTAGGTAAGATTTATTTGATAGCAATTTTAATCGCTGTGGTTAGTTCCACCTTTTTAGCTTGGGGAAAATCTATGGGAATTCATTGGACTTGGGGCTTTAGTCTTCAAATGTTGGCTCTAGCATGGTTTACGACTGCATTTATGGCATATAGGAGTATTCGCTTAAAAAGAATAGAACAACACCGTCTATGGATGATTAGAAGTTATATCGTAACATTTGGCTTTGTTGCATTTCGATATCTAAACGATTCCTCATTTCTATCAGAAATCGGAACTTTTGTAGAGAGAGCCCCAACAATAGTTTGGATGGTTTGGGCTGTTCCTT
- a CDS encoding DUF4256 domain-containing protein, producing the protein MQQPQNLNPEKKIEFLNVLRSRFEKNKSRHEGINWYEIESKLEKRPEKLIILWGMEETGGEPDVVCFKEKLEGPVFVDCCKESPEGRRSLCYDKVAWNSRKKFKPENNAVDVAAKLGIELLDENQYYQLQEIGEFDTKTSSWLKTPESIRKLGGAIFGDYRFSRVFIYHNGAESYYAARGFRGFLVI; encoded by the coding sequence ATGCAACAACCTCAAAATCTAAACCCTGAAAAAAAAATTGAATTCCTTAATGTTTTAAGGAGTCGGTTTGAAAAGAACAAGTCTCGACATGAAGGAATCAATTGGTATGAGATTGAATCTAAACTCGAAAAAAGACCTGAGAAATTAATTATTCTTTGGGGGATGGAAGAAACTGGCGGAGAACCGGATGTTGTATGTTTTAAGGAGAAATTGGAGGGTCCCGTCTTTGTAGATTGTTGTAAAGAAAGCCCAGAAGGAAGAAGAAGTTTATGTTATGACAAAGTGGCCTGGAACTCTCGAAAAAAATTCAAGCCAGAAAATAATGCCGTGGATGTTGCCGCAAAACTGGGCATTGAATTATTGGACGAAAACCAATATTACCAACTACAAGAAATTGGAGAATTCGACACGAAAACGTCTTCTTGGCTCAAAACCCCAGAATCTATTCGAAAATTAGGGGGCGCTATATTTGGCGACTACAGATTTAGTCGGGTTTTTATCTATCACAATGGAGCAGAATCGTACTATGCTGCTAGGGGCTTTAGAGGATTTCTTGTAATATAA
- a CDS encoding DUF6090 family protein: MINFLRSNRARLFFSSKISKYLLYAIGEIILVVIGILIALQVNNWNEREKELKLEHNILLNLKTELQDNLNALQLSITKRNQQLGATNLLLNSIRNSSGKNDTVKLDSLIGLSRYLPNFEARSGVIEEIINSGKLNLLENEELRKILSNWSGDLEDLRRKEDGLQDIILLQYNPYLAKNYTLRNSDDFIVQELWKNNPNLNKNWRPSDYSIDSNVTPEKVRSDPEFESLISLINLWAISSQITSEEIKTKMNHTLEIIENELKTDE; encoded by the coding sequence ATGATAAATTTTCTTCGATCGAATAGGGCTCGCCTATTCTTTAGCAGCAAAATATCCAAATATCTGTTATATGCTATCGGAGAAATTATATTAGTAGTCATAGGTATTCTAATTGCCCTTCAAGTAAATAACTGGAATGAGCGTGAAAAGGAATTGAAACTTGAACACAACATTCTACTTAACCTTAAAACCGAGTTACAAGACAACTTAAATGCCCTACAATTAAGCATTACTAAACGAAATCAGCAGTTGGGGGCAACCAACCTTCTACTCAATTCAATTAGAAATTCTTCAGGGAAAAATGATACTGTAAAACTTGACAGCTTAATTGGCCTAAGCCGTTACCTTCCCAATTTTGAAGCTCGTTCTGGAGTTATTGAGGAAATCATAAATTCTGGCAAACTAAACTTATTGGAAAATGAGGAATTGAGAAAAATCTTATCCAATTGGTCAGGAGACCTAGAGGACCTCAGAAGAAAAGAGGACGGCCTCCAAGATATAATCCTACTTCAGTACAACCCTTACTTGGCAAAGAATTACACACTAAGAAATTCCGATGATTTTATTGTACAAGAGCTTTGGAAAAATAATCCCAATCTCAATAAAAACTGGCGACCGTCGGACTATTCCATTGATTCAAATGTCACACCAGAAAAAGTTCGATCCGATCCTGAATTTGAAAGCCTCATCTCACTAATTAATCTCTGGGCGATAAGCAGTCAAATTACCTCTGAAGAAATTAAAACAAAAATGAACCATACATTGGAAATTATTGAAAACGAATTAAAGACTGATGAATGA
- a CDS encoding GNAT family N-acetyltransferase: MDEKKLEFRKATIKDLSKIVEMIADDALGKTREIFQIPLPEDYLTAFDRIDSDVNQELMILENEEGDILGTFQLTFIPYLTYQGSTRAQIEAVRVHKDHRGKGVGKNMFLWAIERSKERGAHLLQLTTDKQRPEAIKFYESLGFKASHEGMKFHFI; this comes from the coding sequence ATGGACGAAAAAAAATTAGAGTTCAGAAAAGCCACTATAAAAGACCTAAGTAAAATTGTGGAAATGATCGCGGATGATGCATTAGGTAAAACAAGAGAAATTTTCCAGATACCACTTCCTGAGGATTATTTAACCGCATTTGATCGAATAGATTCTGATGTCAACCAAGAACTGATGATATTAGAAAATGAGGAGGGAGACATTCTGGGAACCTTTCAACTTACTTTTATACCTTATCTCACCTATCAAGGAAGCACTCGAGCTCAAATTGAAGCTGTGAGAGTACACAAAGACCATCGTGGTAAGGGGGTTGGAAAGAACATGTTTTTATGGGCAATTGAACGATCTAAAGAACGAGGCGCACATTTACTTCAATTAACAACAGACAAGCAAAGGCCTGAAGCCATTAAATTTTATGAAAGCTTGGGTTTCAAGGCCTCCCACGAAGGAATGAAGTTCCATTTCATTTAA
- a CDS encoding DUF6090 family protein has translation MNNFFRNLRNLHLQQNKFAKYILYAIGEIILIIIGILVALYLNNLNEAKQTKALEIKLLNELKSNLQHSILNFQRSINSEKDYLSYNEMILDYLDNNKPYNPELDNAFGVYFWTITSNPVTGGYDFLKSKGIDLITNDSLRNKISFIFETEFSIIKNENEVWSNNLQQNISYPYHVEHFRKYVFNNNNSIELAKPFDYDALLRDDKFKSINTEIISNRRWNINSLTNLVKEMDDLVAEIDKELQSEKKN, from the coding sequence TTGAATAATTTCTTTAGAAATCTTCGTAACCTTCATTTGCAACAAAACAAATTTGCCAAATATATTCTTTACGCTATTGGGGAAATTATTCTAATTATTATCGGAATTCTTGTGGCATTGTATCTAAATAATCTGAATGAAGCTAAACAAACAAAAGCATTAGAAATAAAGCTTTTAAATGAACTTAAGTCTAACCTGCAACATTCAATATTAAACTTTCAGCGTAGCATTAATAGCGAGAAAGACTATTTATCCTATAACGAGATGATTTTAGATTATCTCGACAATAACAAACCATATAACCCAGAGTTAGACAATGCCTTCGGGGTTTACTTCTGGACAATTACATCCAACCCAGTTACCGGCGGATACGATTTTCTGAAATCTAAGGGTATCGATCTAATTACTAATGACAGCCTGCGGAATAAAATAAGTTTCATATTCGAAACAGAATTCTCTATAATTAAAAATGAAAATGAAGTTTGGTCGAACAATTTACAGCAAAATATTTCCTACCCATATCATGTGGAGCATTTCAGAAAATATGTATTTAACAACAATAATTCAATTGAACTGGCAAAACCCTTCGATTATGACGCTTTATTGCGAGATGATAAATTTAAAAGCATCAATACGGAAATAATATCCAATAGGAGATGGAATATCAATAGCTTAACCAATCTTGTAAAAGAAATGGACGATCTAGTTGCTGAAATAGATAAAGAGCTACAATCCGAAAAAAAGAATTAG